The following coding sequences are from one Bufo bufo chromosome 2, aBufBuf1.1, whole genome shotgun sequence window:
- the DLC1 gene encoding rho GTPase-activating protein 7 isoform X2 — MCKEKLDIMILTQIEAKEACDWLRAAGFPQYAQLYEDLLFPIDISAVKKDHDFLDRDAIEALCRRLNTLNKCAVMKLEISPNRKKSDDSDEDEPCAISGKWTFQRDSKRWSRLEEFDVFQGHKPALGDSHQLGNAISQDSILTDLSEHQEVSSIHSTSSDSQRAHVSSEAGTTRTNSVNSVCSSGNFFANDDSFSSLPSPKELSHFNFNIKANEKNSRSRTKSLLKRMESLKIKTSQSKKKSQSKTGLTISEPILQEGVDDDKLKQLNCVEITSLNGNHINAPKVRKRSISNSTQTSSSSSQSETSSAVSTPSPVTRTRSLSACHKRVGMYLEGFDPFNQSTFSDVLEQNFRNQRNFGDDAVFFIPEDHKPGTFPKALSNGNLSPTDSSPSVSWRNGSFHAHDHLSFTRENSVSSVNSCKSSFTRRRRTSCCSEGSRLSIYDNVPGTFLYSSNGGLTELEHEDIFPELDDILYHVKGMQRIVNQWTEKFYDEDSDSALDSVSPCPSSPKQIHLDIDNDCSALSDLDSTGNSLNDCEETTVIQGRRDSGVGASLTRSNRHRFRWHSFQSSHRPSLRSASLQINCQSVTQINLLQKYSLLKLTALLERYTPSNKHGFSWAVPKFMKRVKVPDYRDKNVFGVPLPVNVQRSGQPLPQNIQQAMRYLRSQCLDQVGLFRKSGVKSRILALREISENSSDPLMYEGQSAYDVADMLKQYFRDLPEPLLTNKLSETFLQIYQYVPKDQRLQAIKAAIMLLPDENREVLQTLLFFLSDVAAAVDENQMTPTNLAVCLAPSLFHLNTLKRENSSPRVMQRKQSLGKPDQKDLNENLAATQGLAHMIAECKKLFQIPEEMNKCRNSYTEQDLRPVCLEELVNGNAESQCDYQSYLQEGIDSLLKEAKDKFKGWVSCSTSEQADLAYKKIPDGPPLRLWKSTIEIPAQPEIVLQRLLKEQHMWDEDLLDSRVVETLDEQTDIYQYVQNNMAPHPARDFVVLRSWRTNLPKGACALQTTSVEHDQAPLLGVRVNVLLSKYLIEPCSTGKSKLTYLCRADMRGHMPEWYHKVFGQLCAAEIVRIRDSFTNPQSESNNGKSR; from the exons AAATAGAGGCAAAGGAAGCATGTGATTGGTTGCGAGCAGCGGGGTTTCCTCAGTACGCACAATTATATGAAG ATCTACTGTTTCCCATTGACATCTCCGCTGTAAAGAAGGACCATGATTTCTTGGATAGAGATGCAATTGAAGCCTTATGCAG GCGACTGAACACTTTAAATAAATGTGCGGTGATGAAGCTGGAAATCAGTCCAAATAGAAAGAAG AGTGACGATTCAGATGAAGATGAACCTTGTGCAATTAGTGGCAAATGGACGTTCCAGCGGGACAGTAAGAGATGGTCGCGATTGGAAGAATTTGATGTGTTTCAAGGACATAAACCAGCACTGGGTGACAGCCATCAGCTGGGAAATGCTATAAGCCAGGATAGCATACTCACAGACCTGAGTGAGCACCAAGAAGTTTCATCAATCCACAGTACCAGCAGTGACAGTCAAAGAGCACATGTTTCAAGCGAGGCAGGCACTACAAGAACAAACTCAGTCAACAGTGTTTGTTCATCtggaaatttttttgcaaatgatGACTCATTCAGTAGCCTTCCGTCTCCTAAGGAACTTTCCCATTTTAACTTTAATATCAAAGCAAATGAAAAAAACTCAAGGTCTAGAACCAAGAGCCTTCTCAAAAGAATGGAAAGTTTAAAGATCAAAACTTCTCAAAGCAAAAAGAAATCTCAGTCCAAAACAGGCCTGACAATCAGTGAACCTATCTTACAAGAAGGGGTCGATGATGATAAGCTAAAGCAACTGAACTGTGTGGAAATAACTTCTCTGAATGGAAATCATATTAATGCCCCCAAAGTGCGCAAGAGGAGCATATCAAACTCCACACAgaccagcagtagtagtagtcaaTCAGAAACAAGCAGTGCAGTCAGCACACCAAGTCCAGTTACAAGAACACGGAGCCTAAGTGCTTGTCACAAGAGGGTTGGAATGTACTTAGAAGGTTTTGACCCCTTCAACCAGTCAACTTTTAGTGATGTTCTTGAACAAAACTTTAGGAACCAGAGGAATTTTGGTGATGATGCTGTGTTTTTTATCCCCGAGGACCACAAGCCTGGAACATTTCCAAAAGCACTTTCAAATGGTAACTTGTCCCCAACAGACAGTAGCCCTTCTGTGAGCTGGAGAAATGGGAgttttcatgcacatgaccaccTCAGCTTCACAAGGGAAAACAGTGTCAGCAGTGTTAACAGCTGCAAAAGTTCTTTCACTAGAAGGAGACGCACTTCTTGTTGTTCTGAAGGAAGCCGGTTGAGTATCTATGACAATGTGCCTGGCACATTCTTGTACTCCAGTAATGGTGGCTTGACTGAGCTGGAACATGAGGACATTTTCCCAGAACTGGATGACATATTGTACCATGTCAAGGGAATGCAGAGAATTGTAAATCAATGGACAGAGAAATTTTATGATGAAGATTCAGATTCAGCTCTAGACTCTGTGTCTCCTTGTCCTTCCTCTCCCAAACAGATACACTTAGATATTGATAATGATTGCAGTGCTCTTAGTGATTTGGACAgcacagggaactctttgaatgaTTGTGAGGAGACAACAGTTATCCAAGGAAGAAGAGACTCTGGAGTAGGCGCATCCTTGACCAGATCCAATAG GCATCGGTTCAGGTGGCACAGCTTTCAAAGCTCCCATCGGCCCAGCTTAAGATCTGCCTCATTGCAAATCAATTGCCAATCGGTGACTCAGATCAACTTGCTGCAGAAATATTCACTTTTGAAGCTGACTGCTCTCCTGGAGAGGTACACCCCGTCCAACAAACATGGGTTCAGCTG GGCTGTGCCAAAGTTTATGAAGCGTGTTAAAGTTCCAGATTACAGAGACAAGAACGTATTTGGAGTTCCTTTACCCGTTAATGTCCAGAGATCTGGTCAGCCGCTTCCACAGAATATACAGCAAGCTATGCGATATCTGCGCAGTCAGTGTCTGGATCAG gtGGGATTGTTTAGAAAATCGGGAGTCAAATCCAGGATCTTGGCTTTACGGGAGATAAGTGAGAACAGTTCTGATCCTCTGATGTATGAGGGACAATCTGCATATGATGTGGCTGATATGTTAAAGCAGTATTTCAGGGACCTGCCAGAGCCACTTCTCACCAACAAGCTCTCAGAAACGTTCCTTCAGATCTACCAGT ATGTTCCAAAGGACCAGCGTCTCCAAGCTATTAAAGCTGCTATTATGCTTCTGCCCGATGAAAACCGAGAGGTTCTCCAAACTCTCTTATTCTTCCTGAGTGATGTGGCTGCAGCTGTGGATGAAAATCAGATGACACCAACCAACTTGGCCGTCTGTTTAGCACCTTCATTATTCCACCTAAATACCTTAAAGAGAGAAAACTCCTCTCCAAG GGTAATGCAAAGGAAGCAAAGCTTGGGAAAGCCTGATCAGAAAGATCTGAATGAAAACCTTGCTGCCACCCAAGGCCTGGCACATATGATTGCCGAATGCAAAAAGCTCTTCCAG ATTCCTGAAGAAATGAACAAATGTCGCAATTCTTATACGGAACAAGACCTGAGGCCGGTGTGCCTGGAGGAACTAGTCAACGGAAATGCTGAGAGCCAGTGTGATTATCAGTCGTACCTTCAAGAGGGCATTGACAGTTTACTCAAAGAGGCCAAGGACAAGTTTAAAGGCTGGGTCAGCTGTTCCACATCTGAACAGGCCGATCTTGCCTACAAAAAA ATTCCAGATGGCCCTCCACTACGACTATGGAAAAGCACTATAGAGATCCCGGCCCAACCAGAAATTGTTCTTCAGCGTCTACTGAAGGAGCAACACATGTGGGATGAGGATCTCCTGGATTCAAGAGTTGTTGAGACATTAGATGAACAGACTGACATTTATCAATATGTCCAAAACAACATGGCTCCACATCCAGCCAGAGACTTTGTTGTCTTAAG ATCCTGGAGAACCAATCTACCCAAAGGAGCCTGTGCTCTTCAGACCACATCTGTTGAACATGACCAAGCTCCTTTACTTGGTGTGAGAGTCAATGTGCTTCTGTCCAAATACCTCATTGAGCCTTGTAGCACAGGGAAATCCAAGCTCACTTACCTGTGCAGAGCAGATATGAG GGGCCACATGCCAGAATGGTACCATAAAGTTTTCGGACAATTGTGTGCAGCTGAAATTGTAAGGATTCGAGACTCTTTTACCAatccacaaagtgaaagtaataaTGGAAAATCAAGGTGA